The proteins below come from a single Xyrauchen texanus isolate HMW12.3.18 chromosome 3, RBS_HiC_50CHRs, whole genome shotgun sequence genomic window:
- the gltpa gene encoding glycolipid transfer protein, which translates to MALLMEHQFRQLPSDKQVETRPFLEAVSHLPPFFDCLGSAVFSPIKADIAGNITKIKAVYDSNPTRFKTLQQILEAEKEMHGAEWPKVGATLALMWLKRGLRFIQVLLQSLVDGEKDENNPNLIKVNITKAYEMALKKYHGWFVQKLFTAALYAAPYRSDFLKALSKGREVKEEECLDKVRQFLVNFTATNDAIYEMYTRMNAELDYTV; encoded by the exons ATGGCTCTTTTAATGGAGCACCAGTTCCGGCAACTTCCATCCGACAAACAAGTGGAAACTCGGCCGTTTCTTGAGGCGGTGTCTCATCTTCCTCCTTTCTTCG ATTGCCTCGGTTCTGCAGTTTTCTCCCCCATCAAGGCTGATATTGCGGGTAACATAACT AAAATCAAGGCTGTATATGACAGTAACCCCACCCGGTTTAAAACCCTGCAGCAGATTTTGGAAGCAGAGAAGGAGATGCATGGAGCTGAGTGGCCAAAAGTAGGAGCAACACTTGCCCTCATGTGGCTAAAAAG GGGGCTTCGCTTTATCCAGGTTCTTCTCCAGAGTCTAGTGGATGGAGAAAAGGATGAAAACAACCCAAACCTCATCAAAGTCAACATCACCAAAGCTTATGAAATGGCTTTGAAAAAGTATCATGGCTGGTTTGTCCAGAAACTCTTTACA GCAGCACTGTATGCAGCTCCGTACAGATCAGATTTCCTCAAAGCTCTATCTAAAGGGCGAGAGGTTAAGGAGGAAGAATGCTTGGATAAAGTACGGCAGTTCCTGGTTAACTTCACAGCTACTAATGACGCCATTTATGAAATGTACACCAGGATGAATGCAGAGCTGGACTACACTGTGTGA